The Bos taurus isolate L1 Dominette 01449 registration number 42190680 breed Hereford chromosome 18, ARS-UCD2.0, whole genome shotgun sequence genome has a window encoding:
- the C5AR1 gene encoding C5a anaphylatoxin chemotactic receptor 1, translated as MDSMALSTPDYSDYDKWTSNPDVLVDASSPTHRLRVPDVIALVIFAAVFLIGVPGNAMVVWVTGSEVKRTVNAIWFLNLAVADFLSCLALPILFTSIIQHNHWSFGDAACRILPSLILLNMYASILLLATISADRFLLVFNPVWCQNYRGARVAWVACAVAWGLALLLTIPSFVFRQVHIDHFPPKTMCVVAYGKDREYAEKAVAIVRLAVGFLGPLVTLTICYTFLLLRAWSRTATRSAKTLKVVVAVVTSFFVFWLPYQVTGMMLAFFNVHGDSFKLVSSLDALCVSLAYINCCINPIIYVFAAQGFHARFLKTLPARLRGVLTEESVRRESKSQTLSTADTPAVKSQAV; from the coding sequence GACTCCATGGCTCTCAGCACCCCTGACTACTCTGATTATGATAAATGGACCTCGAACCCCGATGTCTTGGTGGATGCCTCTTCCCCCACCCACAGACTGCGTGTCCCAGATGTGATCGCCCTGGTGATCTTCGCGGCCGTCTTCCTGATCGGGGTGCCCGGCAACGCCATGGTGGTCTGGGTGACAGGGTCCGAGGTCAAGCGGACGGTCAACGCCATCTGGTTTCTCAACCTAGCGGTGGCCGACTTCCTCTCCTGCCTGGCACTGCCCATCTTGTTTACATCCATCATCCAGCACAACCACTGGTCCTTTGGTGATGCTGCATGTCGAATCCTGCCCTCTCTCATCCTTCTCAACATGTACGCCAGCATCTTGCTCCTGGCCACCATCAGCGCCGACCGCTTCCTGCTGGTGTTCAATCCCGTCTGGTGCCAGAACTACCGAGGGGCCCGCGTGGCCTGGGTGGCCTGTGCCGTGGCCTGGGGCTTGGCTCTGCTGCTGACCATACCGTCCTTTGTGTTCCGTCAGGTCCACATAGACCACTTCCCACCCAAGACGATGTGTGTCGTCGCATACGGTAAGGACCGTGAATATGCGGAGAAGGCCGTGGCCATCGTCCGGCTGGCCGTGGGCTTCCTGGGGCCGCTGGTCACGCTTACAATCTGTTACACCTTCCTCCTGCTTCGGGCATGGAGCCGCACTGCCACGCGCTCCGCCAAGACGCTCAAGGTGGTGGTGGCCGTGGTGACCAGCTTCTTTGTCTTCTGGCTGCCCTACCAGGTGACGGGGATGATGCTGGCCTTTTTCAATGTGCACGGGGACAGCTTCAAACTCGTGTCCAGTCTAGATGCCCTGTGCGTCTCCCTAGCTTATATCAACTGCTGCATTAACCCCATCATTTACGTGTTCGCCGCCCAGGGCTTTCACGCCCGGTTCCTGAAGACCCTCCCCGCCAGGCTCCGGGGCGTGTTGACTGAAGAGTCGGTGCGCAGGGAGAGCAAGTCCCAGACGCTCTCCACGGCGGATACCCCGGCCGTGAAGAGCCAGGCAGTGTAA